Below is a genomic region from Trichoderma asperellum chromosome 2, complete sequence.
ACCCCATCCCTCAAAACCCAGACTGGTGGCAAGGCCCTCGTGATGAATCTGGAGTCGACAGGCGGCAAGGCGGAAGATGGATTTGGGAATACGCCGGGCCAAAGAGCGCCGAACCCACGGATCCCAAGCAGAGGATCATGGTGGAGGAGCCCCTAGGGCCGTATGAACGgtatcttcttcagctctctgCGGGAACGCCAAATGTTTACCTGTTTGCTGAGTCTCGAGACATTGTCTGGCAAGGGAAGACGATTCCGGCTCCGCGAAGTGGAAAGGAGTAATACCGTAACATTGGCGATCTCGAAATGAGGTAACAGTATTATTAGTAGCGCGGCgtatttttttattgggACGTTAGGATATGCATTTTCTTTCATCCATAAACCAACTACCTCAGGTAGCATGCTATAATACCAACTTTCATGATAAGAGCTCTCTCTGGTCATCACGTGATGACGTATCGAGCGCTAAGGCGCGACGGCGCGCTGCAGCCTGTCACTCTCAAATCTCACGAGCTAGCAGCAACGCCACCCCAGCAGCATCTCAAAATCTTGAATTTTATGCCATCTTATTGCCAATAAGTCTTGTGTTTTGGCATTCAAAggctttttctttcgttttcatctcatccaacGGCAGCCGCACACTCTCAACATCCGCTGCTAGTCAAAGGCCATCACTTCATAGCAGTCTAGAGAAAATCGACGGTCTCTCACAATGAGCGACGACAAGGCGGACCTCCTGCGGTTCGCAAATGAGTATGCGGACAAAAATATCGACCTTTATGAGCTCCTCGGGGTGGATGCTCTCACTTCCAAAGAGGATATTCGCAGAGCCTGGAGAAAAGCGTCGTTGAAGTATCACCCCGACAAGAGAGGCGACGATTTTGATGCTTCAAAATGGGAGCTCTTTGAGAGAGCGAGGGATATTTTATCCGATGTCGATGCTCGCGCTGCCTATGACCAGTCTCTCAAAGCTAAGCTTCTGCGCAAACAAGAGCGCGAAGCAATGGACAAGGAGCATAAAAAGTTTGCTGACGATCTTGAAGCCCGCGAAAATGCGCATAGGCAGCagagggagcagcagcagcagcgagacCGGGAGAAGCTGGACAAGGAACGGGAGAGACTGGCAGAGGAGCAGCGGATacacgaagaagagaagaggcggCAGGCTGAAGCGGCGCAGGAAATGGAAGACTTGGCCGAGGCAAGGCGACGactgaaggaaaagaaggaggagaaagcaAGGAGAAAGCAGGTCAAGGAGTCTCTAAAAGCCACAGGCGCTGTGAAAAAGTCATCAGGACCCGCAAATGGCGCCATTGCCGTGCCCGGCGATTATGTCGTAGATATCGGCACTGCGAAGAAGATGTACTGGGAATTGGTGTGCGACAAGTTGCGAGCTGTGCAAGCGGTGAGAAACCTGCAGAAATTGGATACGACGAATAGTCAGGAGCTTGAGGAAGCTGAGAAGGAAATGAGACAAGCGAGGGAGCGAATCCATGAGGCGGAGATCAAATTTCAACAAGACACAGCAGCTGCTATCTAACTGTTCTCACCGACAAGAGATAAAAGGCAGCCGTGTTACGCCTGGCCATTTCGCTATATTATCGGCCTACAGCCTGGCATTAATGAAACGACCACATCTAGACTTACGATGATCAAAGATCTTCGTCAAGACGAAGGATGCTTATAGCATTGCCTCCCATGACTGCCGTTGCCTGTTTCGACCCTTCACCAACAGCCCTGGCTACGGCATCGGCATTCAAACTCACACTCTCCCATTCGCCTTGCTCATCTGTTTCAAGCGGCGGGAAAAAGGGATGATCGGTTCCAAACATTAATCTATCAGCACCACTGGCGTCTATTGCTGCTTTCAGTCCAACCTCGGAATAGATGACGGCGTCCAAATACAGTTGTTCCTTGAGGACTTCCCAAATTGTTCGCCGGCCTTTTCCtgctttgccttctttgacAAGCTGTCCATCGTGTAGGATACAGCTCTCGATTCTGCCTGCCAGGAAGGGAAGAGTACCTCCACTATGGGCCAGGATCATTCTCAGATCTCGAATTTTATCAAAGACACCTGACAGATACATCCGCGTCACTGCAATTGTGGTTTCCATTGGAAAACCTAGAGCGAGAGGCAAGACATGACCATATTCGGCGCTTGCTCGAGGGCCCCATACTTCATTGGGTAGCCCATAGTGTGGATGCAGGAAGATGGTCAGACGAGCCGCTGCTACAGCTTCAAAAATAGGAAGTAACGCGGGATCATCGAGCCCCTTGCCCAAGCCCGAGGTGCCGAGAATGATGCCTCTGCAATACTTAAGGCCCTGAACGTGGGATACCGAGGCGAGCACCGTCTCGAGAGGTGCGGTCAGAGGTAAAGttgcaaagaagaataagcGGCCAGGGTGCTCGCCGCACATGCGTGAAAACTCTTCATTGACAGATTCACCCATCTTCCCCGACTCGGAGGCGCTGAGGAAATCAAGCCATGGGTTAGCCAAGGATATGACTGAGATGTCAATACCATGAGTGTCCATGAAATGGACCTTTTGAGCAAGCGATGCGAAATGAGAGGTGAGCGGCCGTCCAGGAAGCTTAGCTTCCGGATTGTTGGTGGCCTCCTCGAGCCCTTTGACTTCGGCTTCGAGCAAAATCAGTCGCGGATCTGGTGCCTGGGGAAATGAGCGAACAAGAGGGATCGCGGAACGAGATTCGAGGATCTTGATATATGACGGCGGATACATGTGCGTGTGGATGTCCACGACGCGCGATTTTGAGACGGCCATGCCACAGGTCGGAGAAGGAGGAATCAGATCCTCACACAATACGGCTCAAAATATGAAATTGGGATGAACTCGGTGGGAGGGAAAGAGCTTGGAGATCATTTGTTGTTGAGATACGAAACCATCCCCCCCGCGGACAACCGGTCGCATAGCGGGGATAGTTGGTTACAGTCCTCGGGTGGCAGCAAAGCCACTCTCTCACTCAGTGACTTCGTTAAGAGACAAGGACGTTACATCGATGCATTGATAGGCGAATCTACTACCACCAGAACACCACCTCGACCAACTGCTAAC
It encodes:
- a CDS encoding uncharacterized protein (EggNog:ENOG41), whose translation is MAVSKSRVVDIHTHMYPPSYIKILESRSAIPLVRSFPQAPDPRLILLEAEVKGLEEATNNPEAKLPGRPLTSHFASLAQKVHFMDTHGIDISVISLANPWLDFLSASESGKMGESVNEEFSRMCGEHPGRLFFFATLPLTAPLETVLASVSHVQGLKYCRGIILGTSGLGKGLDDPALLPIFEAVAAARLTIFLHPHYGLPNEVWGPRASAEYGHVLPLALGFPMETTIAVTRMYLSGVFDKIRDLRMILAHSGGTLPFLAGRIESCILHDGQLVKEGKAGKGRRTIWEVLKEQLYLDAVIYSEVGLKAAIDASGADRLMFGTDHPFFPPLETDEQGEWESVSLNADAVARAVGEGSKQATAVMGGNAISILRLDEDL